One Chloroflexota bacterium genomic window, CTCTTCAATTGCAGTTGACTCGGCTTCCAGCTTGGGGGCCTCTTCAATTGCTTCTTCAGCTGCGGTTATGCCTGCTTCTCTCTCATTGATTACCTCGAGGGCAAGCCCCAGACTCTGCAGTTCTTTGACCAGAACCTTGAATGACTCCGGTACTCCAGGCTGGAGGATATCCTCTCCTTTGATAATCGCTTCATAGGCTTTAGCTCGCCCGGTGACGTCATCCGACTTTATGGTCAGCATTTCCTGGAGGTTATGTGCCGAGCCATAGGCCTCCAGCGCCCATACCTCCATTTCACCGAAGCGCTGGCCGCCGAACTGGGCCTTACCGCCCAGAGGCTGCTGCGTGATCAGAGAGTATGGGCCAGTAGAGCGAGAATGAACCTTATCCTCAACCAGGTGGATGAGCTTCATCATATAGATATTGCCTACCGTTACCGGCTGGTCAAACGGCTCACCAGTTCGTCCGTCCCGCAAAACTACCTTGCCGAATGTAGGAGGAGTAGCCTTGCCTTCTCGATTAGCCTTCTTCACAGCCTCCATTAACTCATGCATGCTCAATTCACGGCTTGGTATGCCAAGCTCTTCCAGCCAGATGCGCAGGCAGATTTCTCTTGCTTTTCCGGGATAATCCTCGTTATAGACCTGGTCGCCATCATATCCGCGGCTGCCAACCCATGCCTTGGCCATATCCAGCTGAATTGCTGACTGCTTTCTTTCCGGTGAGTAATCAACCGCGGCTGCTCTATGGGCGATCCAGGCTCTCGCTAGGGCATCCTCGATTGCCATATCATTAGCACCATCAAAGACCGGTGTGAGCACTCTGAAGCCCAATGTCTGGGCTGCCCAGCCGAGATGGGTCTCCAGAACCTGGCCGATGTTCATCCGGGACGGGACACCAATCGGGTCGAGGATGATATCAACCGGCGTGCCGTCGGGCAGGAAGGGCATATTCTCTTTGGGGGCAATGAGGGCAATAACACCCTTATTGCCGTGACGTCCGGCCAGCTTATCACCTACGGAGACCTTTCGTTTTTGGGCAATCCATACCTGAACCCACTCATTGACCCCGGCGGGCAGGTCATCACCGCTATCCCTGCGGGAATATATTCTCACATTGATAACCTTGCCCCATTCGCCGTGTGGAACGCGCAGCGAGGTATCTTTCACATCGCGGGCCTTCTCACCGAAAATCGCCCGCAGTAGTTTCTCCTCGGCAGAAAGTTCCGTCTCGCCGCGGGGAGTTATCTTACCGACCAGTGTATCATCGGGTCCTACCTCGGCACCGATGCGGATGATGCCGTTCTCATCGAGCTCGCGAAGGCTCTCTTCGCCAACGTTGGGGATGTCCCGGGTGATTTCTTCCGGGCCCAGTTTGGTATCACGGGCTTCTATCTCATGCTTGGCAATATGAATTGAGGTGAACTTGTCATTTTCCACGAGGCGGCGGCTGATGATAATAGCGTCTTCAAAATTGTAGCCTTCCCAGCTCATAAAGGCGCAGAGCACATTCTGGCCGAGGGCCAGTTCGCCATCTTCAGTAGCTGAGCTATCGGCGATTACCTGGCCGGCTTCAACGCGGTCACCTTTATTTACCAGAGGGCGCTGGTTGATGCAGGTCCCCTGATTGGTACGGAGAAATTTCATCAGTCCATATTCGTCTTTGCGACCGTTATCCGTGGTGATAACAATGCGATATTTGGCTTCGGCACCGGCATCGTTGACGCTACCGATTTCGGTAACAACCCCGGCATTTCGGGCGAAGATAACCTGGCCGCTGTGTCGGGCGGCTTCTATCTCCATGCCCGTAGCCACCAGGGGCGACTCGGGGGAGAGCAGGGGTACCGCCTGTCGCTGCATGTTGGCACCCATTAAAGCTCGGTTAGCGTCATTATGCTCGAGGAAGGGAATCAGTGCCGTGGCCACGCTGACGATTTGCTTGGGTGAAACGTCCATCAGGGCTATGTTGTCCGCCGTGTCCATCAGGTAGTGGTTGCCTCGCCTGGCTTCGATCTTTTCCTCCAGGAACCGGTTGTTTTCATCAAGGCGGGCATTTGCCTGAGCTATGGTAAATTCCTCCTCCTCATCGGCAGACAGAAATATAATCTCATCGGAAACAAAGGGTTCCACTTTAATTCTGGTATCCGAGAGCTTGGCCAGCTTGGAGGCAATTGCGGGGGTCACGGTAGTCTTTGCCCTGACTATCTTATTTCCTTTGCTATCGACAACCCCCTCTTTGACTATCCTGCCGACCAGCCGCTCATCGGTGCTATTCATCTTGTTGATAACCTTACGGTAGGGTGTCTCGATAAAACCGTACTCATTGATTCTACTGTAGGTAGCCAGCGAACCAATGAGGCCGATATTCGGGCCTTCCGGCGTCTCAATGGGGCAAATCCGACCGTAGTGCGAAAAGTGAACGTCGCGGACATCAAAGCCGGCGCGCTCGCGTGAGAGGCCACCGGGTCCCATTGCCGAAAGGCGGCGCTTGTGCGTTATCTCGGCCAGCGGATTGGTCTGGTCCATAAACTGTGAAAGCTGCGAGCTGCTGAAGAACTCTCTGACTGCCGCCACCACGGGGCGGATATTAACCAGCGCGCTGGGGGTTATCGCCTCCATGCCGATAATGCTCATACGCTCCCGGACTGACTGGGCGAGTCGCAGCAGGCCGACGTGAAACTGGGTCTGCATCAGCTCACCGACCGTGCGTACGCGCCGGTTGCCGAGGTGGTCGATGTCATCGCCGTAATCTAAGCCGTTATTGATAAGTATGAGGTGTCGGACAATCTCAACGATGTCGTCTCTGGTCAGAGCACGCTCTTCCAGTTGTCTGAGTGTCTCCTCGAGCGTAGTATAAAACTGGAGCAGTTCTTCTTGATGGTCAAGCTTGTTGGCCAGTGCCGATTTGAGGTCTTTGAATATCCTGATAACCTCGCGGTCGTTTCGCTCTCCGGCCTGACGTAATTGGGAAACAAATTCTGCCGTTTCGAAGGGCAACTCCAGTGTCTCAATGCCATTTAATATTTTTTCCGCAGCGATGCGGAACTGGCCGAGTCGCTTGTTGAGCTTGTAGCGCCCAACGGCACCCAGGTCATACCGTAGTGAATCGAAGAACAGGTTCTGGATAAGCTTCTTGGCGTTCTCCAGGTTCGGTAGCTCTCCCGGTCTGACTTTGCGGTAGATATCAAGCAGGGCTTCTGCTTGGTCCTTGATGAGCGGGTCGCGTTCAATGGTGGTGGAGATATACTGATGCTCGGGGATGTTATCATCGCTGGAGAAAAGATTCAGCAACTGCTCATCGTTGCCATATCCGATGGCGCGGAGCAGGGTAGTGATGGGGATTTTCCGCTTGCCATCTATCTTGGCGGACAGAATGTTACGGTTGCTGGTCTCGAACTCCAGCCAGGCGCCCCGGGTGGGAATCAGTTTGGCAGAGCAGAGTTCACGTCCTGAGGAGACGTCTTCTTCAACGGTGAAGTAGACGCCGGGGGAGCGCAGTAACTGGCTCACCACGACTCTTTCCGCACCGCTGGTGATAAAGGTGCCTTTGGCCGTCATCAGCGGTATGTCGCCCAGGAAGAGGTCCTGCTCCTTTATCTCACCGGTCTCTTTTATCAGCAGCTGTACCCTGACATAGAGAGGCGCGGAAAAAGTTAAATTGCGGTCGCGGCACTCTGCCTCGGAATGGCCTTGGCGCGGTTCGCGGAACTCGTAGCCGATGAAACTGAGTTCCAGCTTGCTGCTGGTCAGCGTTTTGATGGGCGAAATTTCCCGGAGAAGATGCTTGAGGCCGTTTTCCTGGAAGCGCTGGAAGGAGTCTAGCTGGACTTTAATCAGGTTGGGGACATCTATGATTTGTGGTAGTTTGGCGTAAGATTTTTTGGGAACGGGGTGAATAGTTTGCTCACTGGCTGGTAGAATAGAAACCATACGTATACCTGCTCCTTAAAAAAGACACAAAATTCCTAATCTTTTACTTCAATAACTGAGGCATGTGGCAATAATGCCTTTAATGAAAGGAAACATATGATAGGGTAAAACCCTCAGAGGCATAGTCAAAAGGTAATAATACCATTAATCGAAAATTTTGTCAATACCTATGCCAGTCTGGTTCTGCTCGGTTGTGGTTGGTGGCTATATGGGCAGCGGGAGTAAATAACCATATCTGGACACTGGAAGATGTTGTTTCTCTAGCTGATTAAGAAATTATTTCGTCCTATTTTCCTCACCGCTATAATAGACGACCATTACAGCAATAATACAAAGAACACATGTGCCAATTAGGGCAATGCCTCCGCCAAAATTTCGCATTGCATCATCAGTACTGAGAATCATTGTGATTACACCAATACCCACAAGACCAATTACTACCAGTAGAGAAAAGAGCATCTTAAACCCCTTCTCTGTAATTGCCTGTCGTCTCCTAGCCAAGCCCAATACCACAGCAAGCACGGAAATAAGGCTTGCAACGCTACCAGCTAGATATATCCATTCCATATCCCCATCATTCTATCACTTATGCTCCCCATTTCAAATTGATACACTACCTGCCATATCTAACTTGACACCACCTATTTTAATGGTATAATCGCCTCATAATATGAGAAACTATGCTTTTATCGATGGTACAAATCTACACCTG contains:
- a CDS encoding DNA-directed RNA polymerase subunit beta codes for the protein MVSILPASEQTIHPVPKKSYAKLPQIIDVPNLIKVQLDSFQRFQENGLKHLLREISPIKTLTSSKLELSFIGYEFREPRQGHSEAECRDRNLTFSAPLYVRVQLLIKETGEIKEQDLFLGDIPLMTAKGTFITSGAERVVVSQLLRSPGVYFTVEEDVSSGRELCSAKLIPTRGAWLEFETSNRNILSAKIDGKRKIPITTLLRAIGYGNDEQLLNLFSSDDNIPEHQYISTTIERDPLIKDQAEALLDIYRKVRPGELPNLENAKKLIQNLFFDSLRYDLGAVGRYKLNKRLGQFRIAAEKILNGIETLELPFETAEFVSQLRQAGERNDREVIRIFKDLKSALANKLDHQEELLQFYTTLEETLRQLEERALTRDDIVEIVRHLILINNGLDYGDDIDHLGNRRVRTVGELMQTQFHVGLLRLAQSVRERMSIIGMEAITPSALVNIRPVVAAVREFFSSSQLSQFMDQTNPLAEITHKRRLSAMGPGGLSRERAGFDVRDVHFSHYGRICPIETPEGPNIGLIGSLATYSRINEYGFIETPYRKVINKMNSTDERLVGRIVKEGVVDSKGNKIVRAKTTVTPAIASKLAKLSDTRIKVEPFVSDEIIFLSADEEEEFTIAQANARLDENNRFLEEKIEARRGNHYLMDTADNIALMDVSPKQIVSVATALIPFLEHNDANRALMGANMQRQAVPLLSPESPLVATGMEIEAARHSGQVIFARNAGVVTEIGSVNDAGAEAKYRIVITTDNGRKDEYGLMKFLRTNQGTCINQRPLVNKGDRVEAGQVIADSSATEDGELALGQNVLCAFMSWEGYNFEDAIIISRRLVENDKFTSIHIAKHEIEARDTKLGPEEITRDIPNVGEESLRELDENGIIRIGAEVGPDDTLVGKITPRGETELSAEEKLLRAIFGEKARDVKDTSLRVPHGEWGKVINVRIYSRRDSGDDLPAGVNEWVQVWIAQKRKVSVGDKLAGRHGNKGVIALIAPKENMPFLPDGTPVDIILDPIGVPSRMNIGQVLETHLGWAAQTLGFRVLTPVFDGANDMAIEDALARAWIAHRAAAVDYSPERKQSAIQLDMAKAWVGSRGYDGDQVYNEDYPGKAREICLRIWLEELGIPSRELSMHELMEAVKKANREGKATPPTFGKVVLRDGRTGEPFDQPVTVGNIYMMKLIHLVEDKVHSRSTGPYSLITQQPLGGKAQFGGQRFGEMEVWALEAYGSAHNLQEMLTIKSDDVTGRAKAYEAIIKGEDILQPGVPESFKVLVKELQSLGLALEVINEREAGITAAEEAIEEAPKLEAESTAIEE